The sequence below is a genomic window from Aspergillus nidulans FGSC A4 chromosome V.
ATCCCCGAGAGGCCTCATAAATAACAGACTCGCTTTTCACATACTAGGTCACGTTTTTGGGGCAGGATTTTAATAGACTTGCGGAAGGGCGGCGTGCACGGCGCTGTTCTACCACGCTGCGGCTTCCACTGACGGAGCACTTGCGACTTTGATATGTGACAACAAGTACATTAGTCAGAACTcagctctccaaggagggttaACCTCTTTTTGGCTAGgtgggaagttcgatagGTACCTACGTGTAGTCGGTCCGGTTTCATTCTACGCTCCTTCCCCTGAGCACATGCAAAGTCCCACAACAAGTCTCGTGCCTGCCTATGAAGACAATCAAGTTGTCTCCAAATACTGCGAAAGACTCTCTGACTGTTGAACTACAAGCAACCCTCAAATGACGCCGAGTATAATATACAGCACTCATctgggaagaagacgagtaAACGGGTCCTAACAGCAACACCCTCCCAGTGATTGCACTCTGCGTTCCGATTTACATACAGGACAGGGGCTTCGAGACTTGAAAATAACCAGGACCAACTGTAAAGGCATGTACTGGACTTCTGAACAGGAAGGTACGTTCCGTTCTATAGTGATACGGACTCTCGCATTTACAGTAAATCCCACGCATGGTCAAAGCACAACAAAAGCTCTTCCCGGTTCAAGTTCCTAGTTGAACAAAGCTGTAAGCAGCAGCTTCTATTTCCATGTCCAATAATAACGAAATAACTCACAGTAAGTGATGCTGCCTATGTCACGCCGAGCGACAGGTGACCGCACCGGGGAAGTTATTATTTGATTTGCAGGTAGACTGCTGTCCTCAACCCCCCTAGAGTCTTTAGCTGGCTCAGAAGATTGAGTTGAGCCTTTATTGCCTTCCGGTGTAGAGTTGGCTTGTTGTAGCATAAGTCCTATCAGTGGATATTGATACATATTGGCGCAAACAAGAAAGCCGTACCATAAGATATTTTTGCAATATCGCGACCCGCAACTGGTGTTTCATTAGGACTGTGAATCACTTGCCGAACGTCTGACGCGTTTTGGGTTTTCGCAGTATGAGTAACTTTGTCCTTTCATACAATTCAGTCTTCAGCCGCTCAGGTGGGACACGAAGCATCGGTCACCTCATAATGAGTTCTTGTGCCCCTAATAGATTGCCCGACACCTCGAAAATTAGTAAGAGTGTTGCTCATATTTACAGTGAACGTATAACAAGCAAGCCTCGCGGTAAGGAAGATATGATTAACAGAGATTACTGAATAGTTGAACAAGCAGGTGGGAAAAGAACACCATTTTGCTGTTGACTTGGAACTCGATTATCTAGCCTCGTGCCATGAATCCTTGATCTAAGGGGGCAACGTGTCCGGTAATCTTTGGTGGTTGTCTATTAAGAGCAAGGATTTTGCAATTGCGATTTAGCCGCCATTATCCGGCGGCCTGAACATATGTGTCAGCCGGAGAAAGTCCCTTACAATCcgtatccagcacctcgctcgtaTAAAATGAACTATCTACAGATATCGAGAATCTTCTTTTGAGGCCTTAGAAAAAttataaattgcctatacatATCGTAGctaggagatcaagaccttcaatacAGTTAttcattacagatatcaaaTACATGACCACATTCGACGCCAGTAACCACCTCCATAGCCCACAATATGTAAAGGAAGGCTGGCTGACGAGTATACTGCTGAGTAGACTACAGTCCACGTTAGTATGACAACCTATAATCTTCTAGAGTCTTAGTCATGCTACGAGGGAAGGGTTATTGTCTACGTTTTAGGTTTCATGGTCTTATGAATCGAATCTAATCCCATGTTCTGATAACATTTTTCATGTTTTCCTGTAGCAGCCTCACATCAGCATCAGTACAGCTGATTACCTAATAACAAAGCTGCGCCCAAAACTGGGCAATGTGCATAAGCCGTCAGATAGCTGTCCTATCAACCTCAGGGCTGCACTTGGGTATGCTAATGAGGTAAAATAACGAACTATGAGATTTCCGGGCTTtcacaagaagaagagaagttgAATGAAGCTGTTGAGCTTCCCACTCAGCTAGAAAGGGCTGaccctccttggagagctaagttctgaccAAGATGCTTGCTATCAAAATCACCTACTTATGGTGGAACGAGGCTATTTAATCATATCAAACATGGGGCGCATCTTCACGGCCTTCACACTGAATCTATTTTGATATGACTATTTTTCCTCAATACTGTATCGTCCTCCAGGTTGATGACGTTCTGTCCTGTACCCGCGTCAACACTAACGCTATATTTCGAGTAATCAACCGCTGCCATTGGAGATCCTGCCACCGTCTTTGAAACGTTGTATAGGTATGCTCTGCCGTTCCAGACTGGCTTCGAACGAGTCAAGACGATTGCGTTTTTTGGATAGTGTAAAAAGGTCCAATATCCGGCAGCGTACCCCGGATTACTTCTTTAACTGCCTCCAAGGTAATATGTGTTGTAGTTAACATTTCCTATATTCCGACCAGCAATGGGGGAATTCGTAGGAGAATATATTCCTTGGAAAGGCGACATTAGGCCTCCTGTTCCCTGTGTTTTGCGAGTGGAAGGCGTCCAGTATTCTAGAAAAGCCTTTGCCGCCGAGGCTccagttgctgctgcatacGCTTGCCATGACTTGTTCTTGTGGCTGTCAGCATAGTCACATACACCCTTGATAATGATACAAGGAATGTTATCCCACACTCCTGccgcctccatctcaaagCCGATAACCCCCTCTTTGCTGGCAATTTCATCGCGGTGCTGTGCAGATTTCATTACTGTGTCAGCAGAGGCAACAGTTCCAATATATAAGGAAGTTTGGATAGCACTCGAGGCCTCTCGGCATCGGATTGCTTGGCCTTTGTCGCATCCGAGGTCATCACAGTCCTTCCCTAGCGCCACCTCACAAATTTGTCCATGTAAGTCACTCTCAAAACAAGTACATTTGGCAGAAAACGCATGACCAGAATGTCTGTGAAGATAGGAGGCCTTGAAAAGAATATCATTGACTCTTGGGTGGCCCCATTTAGTCTTTGTTTCCTGGAGCACGTGAAGATATTGCTGTGTCTGGTTCTGAAGTTCCTGGCGCGCATTCTCAGCAACAAGGCCGTTTAGAAGAGCCCGAATTTCCCGGTTTGGCCTGCCCAGTGTGTCCCTGACACCAGTCTTCCGCTGAAACCCGCCAGGATATTGCCTGCCGAAGTCGTATTCAATCACAGAATCACTGATAATAACATCACCAAGGAATACCTCTTGATAttttggtggtggtggcgcCCCTCCGCAGATACCAACCACTAAAGCAAGCTCAATGCCTGTATAGCTAACTCGTAAGCTGGAGGCAACACTTGATGCACTGCCTTTGCCCATTCCGGGCATGTAGCACAGGACCACATCATGCTTGCCAATCCTTCCATTAACGTAGGCATTCGCGTCGCCTTGCTGTTTGCCGTAGTATTTTCCCAGCCGGTCGTAATGTTCATCGAACAGGGCTTCGACCGCATCAGCCTCGAGAGGAAGGGCGCAGATAATCGCGATTGCAAAATCGTCTCGCCTTGTTGGTCGCATGTCTGCTAAGTGCAGCATAAGTTACCAGAGGGTTCAGGGCGGACCTTTAAGCAGATTTTGCTGTGCTAGTATTGATAATAATGCCCGAAGGTGGAAACGTAAGCAGAGCTGAAGTTAGGGGGCTGAAGCAGTTTTATGTTCGTAGCCTGGCGCTTGTACTCACCAACCACAGGCCTGCAATAGGCGCTCACAGAGTCGGGCTGCATACGTTACATGCCCAACGGCCCAGAGCTACGCCATATTGACCATACCTAGGCATAGTCGTGTACGTCGAAACTGGCCCAATGCCATTTCATAAGTGATATGGAAATGTCATGTTAGCTCATGGCATAGACTGTATATGCGATGTACTCGGTGgctgtcggggcatactgctATCCGATGCCGCCAGGTTGCAACTCTTAACTTAGTTAAAtgtggttggtaagcgagctggGCACCCAACCAtttttttacatgctgacgcggtcatctatcttccaacagccaccatacCCCGAattcgcgttagttcaagccaaaattgtcatgagaaggaaggtcggctcctgCTGGCTGTACAGGtataaaaaaagagagatTATATTAATACGCAAGGCAGCACGTTGCTTTAATATACCTAAATTTATACTATATACGTAGATATCGACCAGAGGAGACCTCTTCAttaatcaatatccagcacctcgctcgtccaaTCATATGCGATCACACCGCCATAGACGGATCGCAATCAACCATATATTAACTTAATTATCtactgatatcgagaacattcttttgaagcctttggaAGTGTATAAATtagctatacagatcatagttaTAAGATCAATaccttcaatgcagtcgctcattacagatatcaatCACATAATCAAATCGACGCTAGCAACCACCTCAATAGCCAACAGTAGACTTGtttaaaccacgggttggggcgggaatttcaggcctagctgatccgcccacgcggtttttggggtggtttacctgaacagtaaaccgcccatgggtttagcaaataattctaacccaacccaaatgACCCAGAATAACCCAGCTATGCATGTCATTACTTTAGTAAGAAGTGAtttacatagttaataaaatactgtatttaaatactgtattataactatctaagtaagcaaatataatctaaatacagtaatatacctattcagatatcttggcaacccagcgggttgctccgccgggctttggggcagccaaaaatatccaaaacccaatggataattagaaggtctaacccaacccgtttcttggcgggtcggggcgggtcggggcgggtttcgtggggggtttaacaagtctaagccaggcaagcactttttaCCTATGTATACTAGCAGATATTGATAAGctctaaagcaagcttctttactcagagacTTTCTTAAACAGCACTTAAAAAGTCTACTATCACTGTCTCATAATGCCCTAGACCAGCTAATTAA
It includes:
- a CDS encoding 5'-methylthioadenosine/S-adenosylhomocysteine nucleosidase family protein (transcript_id=CADANIAT00002786) codes for the protein MRPTRRDDFAIAIICALPLEADAVEALFDEHYDRLGKYYGKQQGDANAYVNGRIGKHDVVLCYMPGMGKGSASSVASSLRVSYTGIELALVVGICGGAPPPPKYQEVFLGDVIISDSVIEYDFGRQYPGGFQRKTGVRDTLGRPNREIRALLNGLVAENARQELQNQTQQYLHVLQETKTKWGHPRVNDILFKASYLHRHSGHAFSAKCTCFESDLHGQICEVALGKDCDDLGCDKGQAIRCREASSAIQTSLYIGTVASADTVMKSAQHRDEIASKEGVIGFEMEAAGVWDNIPCIIIKGVCDYADSHKNKSWQAYAAATGASAAKAFLEYWTPSTRKTQGTGGLMSPFQGIYSPTNSPIAGRNIGNVNYNTYYLGGS